The Monomorium pharaonis isolate MP-MQ-018 chromosome 5, ASM1337386v2, whole genome shotgun sequence genome includes a window with the following:
- the LOC105830664 gene encoding protein app1 → MDRNLFCYEYVSIRVSNTSSPTCWVRLRQRFSKKRQQRELETRSGAGKPTRQKWFLFDNLNFLSLFVFQRKSLSNISTKANINQNVQNKNYQDDINVMPAASMVLQAPVCSSLQQSTPSLLQQSTTSQLQQLPLPMQRSTPSPLQQPLSPMPRSTPSPLQQPLSPMPRSTPSPLQQPLSPMPRSTPSPLQQPLSPMLRSTPSPLQQPLSPMPRSTSPLQQPLSPMQRSTPSPLQQSTSSLKRPLSASLRKTFVSGKKMFHRLQKVH, encoded by the exons ATGGACAGAAATCTCTTCTGTTATGAATATGTCag CATCAGAGTGTCAAATACGTCTTCGCCAACGTGTTGGGTTCGTCTTCGCCAAcgttttagtaaaaaaagacAGCAGCGAGAACTGGAAACAAGAAGCGGAGCAGGCAAACCCACGAGGCAAAAATGGTTTCTATTtgataatctaaattttttgagcCTATTTGTCTTTCAGAGAAA AAGTCTTAGTAATATCAGTACAAAAGctaatataaatcaaaatgtgcaaaataaaaattaccaaGATGACATCAACGTTATg CCAGCGGCATCGATGGTATTGCAAGCACCAGTATGTTCGTCATTACAACAATCCACTCCTTCGCTATTACAGCAATCAACTACTTCGCAGTTACAACAATTACCTTTGCCGATGCAAAGATCAACTCCTTCTCCGTTACAACAACCACTTTCGCCGATGCCAAGATCAACTCCTTCGCCGTTACAACAACCACTTTCGCCAATGCCAAGATCAACTCCTTCGCCGTTACAACAACCACTTTCTCCGATGCCAAGATCAACTCCTTCGCCGTTACAACAACCACTTTCGCCGATGCTAAGATCAACTCCTTCGCCGTTACAACAACCACTTTCGCCGATGCCAAGATCAACTTCGCCGTTACAACAACCACTTTCGCCGATGCAAAGATCAACTCCTTCGCCATTACAACAATCAACTTCTTCGCTGAAACGGCCATTATCTGCTTCTTTGCGCAAAACATTTGTATCAGGAAAGAAAATGTTTCACCGATTACAGAAAGTTCattaa